TTCGCGAGTGGgctctcgtgttcgcgaagaaagTTTTGGACTGAAGGAAACTTttattcttcgcgaacgcgaggcacatTCCGCTTCGCAAAGAAGGAATTCTCTGGACAGTTATAAACATTTCAAATCAAGGGTtttgccatttttatcaaaacttgagatagagaactcggatttggacgagATTTTGAGGTATTTTCAGAGGCATCGATTCAGTAATGATTCTTCACTTATttttggttatatcccactaTTCTATCATTAATTTTACCTTCTAATTTAAGATTTGagttgagaaatttgggaaaaagtgGGAACGTTTTTCAACCATACTTTTGGATTTTGATTGAGATTTTGgaatcggatttgagtaattttggtacgagtgaactcgtggtTGATTGAGCGTtcgtattttgtgatttttacccgATTATAAAACATGGGCCCAGGTCGACTTTTTGGggcaatttttgaatttcttaTTAAAGCCTTAAATTCATTAATTGGATTAGTTTATTATAGTTGTATTTATAGTATGTAATTATTTTTGGGTAGATTTAGGTCATTCAGAGTAAAAAAATCGAGAAAAAGGCACTCTTgttgattgattgagcttggctcgaggtaagtggcttgcctaactctATGTGGGGGAAATtttcttaggatttggtactgttttgaCACTTCTAATGATATGTGAGTGTCGTGTATGCAagatgacgagtgcgtacacgagAAAATTGTTATAAAATCTGATTTTACATTGAGCAGCAACCTGTTATGTCTTTAATGAGTTATCCCAGCATGTATAGTTATCATGTTTAGCTTAATATCACATGTCTGTGTGTCTTAAATGCCTATTTGCAATCTGTGTAGCATGCTTAGTTGATTTCCTGTTTTTCCTTGACTCGTATTAGTCTTAAACTGTAGGATTTCTTGCTGTTAATTATTGTTGCCATTGATTTcgagctgtgtgtttacttttgggactgcgaggcggtacctcgggagatccccctatacatttacttttgggactacgggcgGTGCCTCGGGAGCGCCCCTGTTGTTTACCTTTATGTGTTGTattgttatttttctttaaattctcAGCCTTTCATCATATTGTTATATCATCTGTCTTATTATCATAtcctagtagggccctgacctgactaCGTCACtattctaccgaggttaggcttgacacttactgggtaccattgtggtgtactcatgttattcttgtacatatattttgtaCAGATCAAGGTACCTCTTACTAGCCCCACTATTAGTTGAGCATACTTGCTGCTGCTTCAGAGACTTTAAGGTATATCTGCCAGCGTCCGCAaacctcggagtccccctctatccctTATGTTGTTCCTCCTTTATTTCTCTTTGGTACGGATGTATAGAGATAGTTAGGACAAATTcgtagagcttgtgacttgtgactacCGAGTTTTGGAAATTGTTTGTGCTAGAGTATTGGTTTACTTGTACAGGCCGAGCGACATCTCTCAGTTATATAGTTATCTGTTGAATTTTAGTTGTTAAATTATGCTTTATTTCAATTATTCTGCAATttgctaggcttacctagtcgtagcgATTAAATGCCGTCACGACGTCGTACGGTGggagaattgggtcgtgacacatataaGATGGTACATACACCATCTTTTGTAAAAATAATCAAATAAGAATATATGACattttattaaataaatttaaGGCCTCTTATCAAAGATTGATTATAAACCACAAATTTTTTAGAGCAACCTCTGTTAGTTCACAAAAGGAAGACTCTTGGACATTTTATGTGGATTTCCTCCTCTCTTCTCTTGAGGCTTTACAATAAATGAGAGTTGATTTAATGTTACATACTTTACTTTGATCATCACACAAACACTAAACCTAAAAGTTGGCTTCGGTCTGGGGATTACTAATTGAATGACATTCCTTACTTGCTAATTGATTTGGACTCTTTTTTAGTGGTTGAGGTTTTTGTGTTACCAAAATATGGAAGAATCCATGGAGTATACGTCATGAACAATTACTTATAATTATCTTAAATATAGTATGATAATGTAAACAGTGTTTTCCATTGTCTGTCTATAAAAGTTAAACCCGTGAAAATATGAACTGTCAAATTGTGTATTGATGTCTTGAGGCCAACTTTGACCTAGTGACAGAGAATATTCAAGGTATCACTAACACTCCTTCGTCGGAAAGTTATACAGTATAATtagataatttttatttattcatGTATATATACTACATATTGACATGCTTTTGTTCTCTATTTATAAACTTGATTATTTAGAAAAGCATAACCCTCCAGTGCATGCAATGAATTATCGTCATTAATAAATAATTCACCTAAAGTTTCATGATAGGAACAAGGTGGTTtccttaaaaataaaataaaaggagaaaaaaatagTTTACTACATTAGTTGGGAAGTTATGAAATCATCTCAAATGATATTTTGTGTTTTTGAAGATTATATATTTTAGAACCCCTAACTCCAGAATAAATCTAATTTATgtccttttcttttaattaataaaTGTATCTATAGTAacataaaaaattaccaaaaagaTTATTTAACTCTACAGAAATCAATGCTGATTTTGCTTTCCTTCGTGAATGCATGCGTTAGGAAATTTAAAATGAGCAAGCCAGCaatatttattcattttttattttcataattaAATGGTACCAAATGGTTGTTTTGCAACTAAGATCCAAATGGGACGAGGAATATGTGTTCTACTATATACATGAAAATTGGTCCAACTTTGGTTAGCAAAAATCTTTAATTTAGGTCCTCCTAGCATTATAGATACAGAGGTCCTGCAACATTTTTTCTCAAATTACCACAAAAATGATGATCTCGTGGCTTTTTTATCTTTCACTTCTTGTTTTCTCATCATCTTTATGTGCAGCTTCAGCTGATGCTCAAGAGAAGTTCCTTCAATGCTTATATGTTAGTAACCAAAAACACTCCATTTACACCCCAAACAACAAATCTTACTCATCCGTTTTGCAATTCTCGCTGCAAAACCTAAGGTTCAATACGACGAAAACCCCTAAACCTCTTGTAATTGTGACCCCAGTTAGTGAAGCTGAAATCCAACGAGTCATACTTTGTGCTAAGGAAAGTAGCATACATATTAGGGTTTGTAGTGGAGGGCATGATCATGAAGGCCTTTCTTATGTATCAGAGGTTCCATTTGTCCTAATTGATTTGATTGACCATAGAAACATCACTATCAATATTGATGATAAAACTGCATGGGTTGAAACAGGATCCACTCTCGGCGAACTCTATCATAAAATATCGAAGAAAAGTAAAACCCTAGGGTTTCCAGCAGGTATTTGTCCGACAGTTGGTGTTGGTGGTCATATTAGTGGAGGTGGCACTGGGGTTATGCTTAGGAAATATGGCCTAGCAGCAGATAATGTTATAGATGCACGCTTAATCGACGCGGATGGAAGGATTCTTGATAGGAAATCAATGGGGGAAGATCTCTTTTGGGCTATAAGAGGAGGTGGAGGTAATACCTTTTGACTTGTTCTTGCATGGAAAATCAAATTGGTGGATGTTCCTGAAAAGGTAGTAGCCTTCACTATTGACAAAACCTTGGAACAAAATGCCACAAAACTTGTGCACAAATGGCAATACGTCTCGTCGAAGTTGCATCAAGATTTGTACATTAGAATCTTCATACATAAAGATAAACAAAATATATTCATAGCTTCATTCATCTCTATATTCCTCGGTGATATCGACCGATTACTCCTTATCATGCAAGAAAACTTCCCTGAATTGGGATTAGCAAGACAAAATTGCATTGAGATGGGCTGGATTAAATCTACTTTATATTTTGCAGGGTTCCCAAGAGGAGAATCTCTTGATGTTCTAATATCTAGGGGTTTACCACCAACGCTTTACTCAAAAGCAAAACCGGACTACGTGCAAAAGCCAATCTCAGTACAACAACTAGAAGGGATATGGGACTTTTTCAATGCAGGTGAAGCTAAATTTGAACAAATTATATCGACTCCATATGGTGGTAGAATGGATGAGATTTCAGAGTATGAGCTTCCATTCCCACATAAGAGTTGGAAATTTGTATGAAATCCAATACCTAACGTTTTGggatgaagaaggagaagaagaagctgaaaGGCACATAAGTTGGATGCGAAGGCTTTATGCCCATATGGAACCTTTTGTTTCTGCGTCCCCACGAGCTGCTTATATTAATTATAGGGATCTTGATATTGGAGTGAATAACAAGAAGGGAAACACAAGCTATGCACAAGCTAAGGTTTCGGGAATTAAGTATTTCAAAATTAACTTTGATAGATTGGTTCAAGTGAAAACTAAGGTGGATCCTTCAAACTTTTTTAGGAATGAACAAAGCATTCCTCCCTTGGTGGAATAAGAATAAAGGTGAATTAAGTATATGGAGGAAGAAAAGGTCAAAGTAAAATAGTTATGGTATTTAATTCGCCAAGGGGTTGTTTGGTAGATGTATTACTAAAAATAATGTCTAGTACTAAactatatatatgtgtatgtgaGTGTGTACGATGTGCATACTAATTACTCTTTTATAGCAAATACAATATACaataacaaaaaggaaaacacaaGCTATCAGCTGAAAACATAAGAGGGGGTGAATTGTGTAGAATAAAATTTAGTCAATTTAGTTGACTTAAAATATTGATTCCTGTAACTGCAGAAGATGACCATGAGTTCTTTGAAGAAATGAAGTACGAAACTAGaagtacaaaaaaaataaaaataaagaggtATTAGGCCCTTTTAGTTAAACCAAtttaataaaaagaaaattttttaacCAGAGATAATTAATTCTAGATCTGAGATAAATGATAGGAATGAACAAGCACAACTGAAAATAATTTTGATTACAACAGCGATTGACTCTAACAATGTAAGAAATAGATAATTGCTCCAATAATAAGAAATGATAATGAAGAATacataaaggaaaagaatcaCGATGCTCAAACAAGACCGCCCTCCGTCTGTTTGATAAAATAGAATTAAAGATTCATATCGAGATTCTAAGATCTCGTCTCTTTTCTCGGCCAGGGGACTGAGGTTCGGGAGCATCTTTATCTTCTTTGGGATGTATATGTTGTTGTATATGTATGTGCTTCTCTCCCTTATGTCACATTTTCTCATGATATTTATACCAAACACTTCCTTACCCGGTGGTCCTTAATCAGAGTACCTAAGTTCTTGGAATATCCTATAGAATATTCCTTTAGAATATCTAAGTGTCGAACTGGACGTTCGGACAATTGAGTACTCGACCTCGACCGTAGCTATATCACTTGCCGGCATATCGCTTTCTACACGCGACTTCAGCTTGGTTGCTCCTTGGTTGCTCTTCCTTAAGAAGAATTCCTTTGattagattttgacccatacagttagtctctCCGCCCATTGGGGTTGCCTTTGGGCGAGCTCAGTGGGCGGACTTCGCCAGTTGCACCTTTTAAGAAATCTGAGCACATCGGCCGAAGAGTGACCCTTCATAGGGAGATGATGATATGATGTTTCAGGAGCCGTACCTGACCATTCTGTCTGTTTGAAATGACGTCAATATCTCATGCGTCATTATGGCGCATGTTTCCTAGTCGTTTCTCGTACCTCCTCTGCTTTGGAATTAACGTGGTGGCATTTGGTTTTTCCGCTCAGGATGTTTGTATTCTTATAAATAGAGGAGAGAACTCTTCATTTGGGGTTGCTGTGTTTTTTACATATTATTCAAAAGACTCCAAGCTTCTCTTTCCTCCTTCCTCTGATTCTTACGTTTCCATCTTTCTTATTTCGAAGTTCCTTGTCATTGTTACTCCCTCTATACAAGCTCCTATTACCTACATAACCGAAGAAACATGGCTAGTGCACCTTTGACTTCCGATAGAGTTGCTGGTACCATTGCATCGGAAACAGATATGCCCTCCCATGAAGAAAGGACGACCATTGTAGAAGATGAGAATTTTCCCACCATGGATGAGATATTTCCACGCTCGGGGAAAGCCAGGATTGATTTCAAGCATTTACCTGACGCCGATCCTGAGACCATTTTTTCCGTAATGGACGCTGCGGCACTTGCTACTCTTATGGCCAAGTGGAGGATTCCTGATCATGTTGAAATCATTCCCGCGGATAATGATGTTGTACAAGTACATCGCCCGGGATACTGCACCTTTTATGCATACCCGTTTGTCATCGGTTACACACTTTCCCATCCTTACTTCGCAGAAGACTTTTGTCATTATTATGGAATGTGCCTGGCTCAGCTCTCCccatatatatacaaaattttCCTCATGCCCACCAAGTACGCAGAACGGGCTGTACGAGAGATTTCTCTTAGCCACTTGTTCCACCTCTTCGTACCCAGTTTTTATAGGGGTACTATAATACATCTTCGTCACCATGGGACCATGGTATTGGTGGTAAATATGGATGAAAAGACCAATCGCCACTTTTGGGAGAGTTTCTTCATTGTGAGGACGGATCATGTTATGTTAAATCCTAACGGATTTCCCGAGAAGTCGCTTTTTTTAAAGCGACTTCTTATTGTCCCCTTCCAGTGAACTGATTGTTCTTTTTCCTTCTATTTCACAGCCGAGAAGGCACCTCCCCCGCTAGTCGATGATATTCGAGAGTAGGTGAGTCAGGTTTTGCCCTATACGATAGGGATTCGTGAATGGTAGTTGTTCC
This sequence is a window from Nicotiana sylvestris chromosome 3, ASM39365v2, whole genome shotgun sequence. Protein-coding genes within it:
- the LOC104216430 gene encoding berberine bridge enzyme-like 18, with the translated sequence MMISWLFYLSLLVFSSSLCAASADAQEKFLQCLYVSNQKHSIYTPNNKSYSSVLQFSLQNLRFNTTKTPKPLVIVTPVSEAEIQRVILCAKESSIHIRVCSGGHDHEGLSYVSEVPFVLIDLIDHRNITINIDDKTAWVETGSTLGELYHKISKKSKTLGFPAGICPTVGVGGHISGGGTGVMLRKYGLAADNVIDARLIDADGRILDRKSMGEDLFWAIRGGGGFPRGESLDVLISRGLPPTLYSKAKPDYVQKPISVQQLEGIWDFFNAGEAKFEQIISTPYGGRMDEISEYELPFPHKSWKFV